The proteins below are encoded in one region of Scyliorhinus torazame isolate Kashiwa2021f chromosome 16, sScyTor2.1, whole genome shotgun sequence:
- the LOC140392294 gene encoding interferon-induced protein with tetratricopeptide repeats 1-like, with amino-acid sequence MGDRLETLSELTEELELPTGQELRHLECLRLEQEVDPRTSGKTLTNKFWWRGNPRHYTCSVSHLPSSSNLIIKPIGVSNTQDDLLKVELDQLQCHVTWAPQRENIDLDHMEQKLEDSIDLDVKYQAMSYNQLAFVNCLQGKCEEAIQNSSTAETILRENHEDEFDERIIITYGNYAWVYYHMGQLTEAQSYLDKLERICKQFPDASRYTAMIPEVYGEKGWSLLNSGVPYYKEGMECFESALEEDPSNIDWNVGYAIVLSRLEGLSGVTESVDSSQSVNQWRRVLVLDPNDAEAMVQLALKLRVFEQYEEADTLVKQALEKSPGLPYVLRYAAKFYRCAGDIEKALKLLDKALKMTPKSAF; translated from the exons tgtttaaggctggaacaggaagtcgacccgcggacttctgggaagaccctcaccaataaattctggtggagaggaaacccgagacactacacgtgtagtgtctcccacctcccctcctcctctaacctaataataaaacccattggtgtgag TAACACACAGGACGATTTGTTGAAAGTGGAGCTCGATCAGCTTCAATGTCACGTCACGTGGGCTCCACAGAGAGAAAACATTGACCTGGACCATATGGAACAAAAATTGGAAGATTCAATAGATCTTGATGTGAAATATCAAGCCATGTCTTACAACCAACTCGCTTTTGTAAACTGTCTGCAAGGAAAATGTGAGGAGGCGATTCAAAACTCAAGCACGGCTGAAACAATTCTGAGGGAGAATCATGAAGATGAATTTGATGAAAGAATCATCATCACCTATGGAAACTATGCCTGGGTATATTATCACATGGGACAACTGACAGAGGCTCAGTCCTACCTCGACAAACTGGAGAGGATCTGTAAACAATTTCCTGATGCCTCTCGGTACACAGCAATGATACCTGAAGTATACGGGGAGAAGGGTTGGTCACTGTTGAACTCCGGCGTTCCATACTATAAAGAGGGAATGGAATGTTTTGAATCGGCTCTGGAGGAAGATCCAAGTAACATTGACTGGAACGTTGGATATGCGATTGTCCTGTCTCGTCTGGAAGGGCTTTCTGGTGTCACAGAGAGTGTTGACTCAAGTCAATCAGTGAATCAATGGAGACGTGTGCTTGTGCTCGATCCCAATGACGCTGAAGCAATGGTGCAGTTGGCTCTGAAGCTCCGAGTCTTCGAGCAATATGAGGAAGCAGACACATTAGTTAAACAAGCGTTGGAGAAGTCCCCTGGTCTTCCCTATGTGCTCCGTTATGCAGCAAAATTTTACAGATGCGCTGGAGATATCGAAAAAGCCCTGAAGCTGCTGGACAAAGCATTAAAAATGACACCTAAATCTGCCTTCTGA